A window of Apium graveolens cultivar Ventura chromosome 8, ASM990537v1, whole genome shotgun sequence contains these coding sequences:
- the LOC141678467 gene encoding CRIB domain-containing protein RIC5-like, translating into MKGFMKGLKYFSQIFVESEKEEEIQIGLPTDVKHVAHIGNDGSSSSNTPSWMTEFQGSSQTSSAARSNSKHSAKSASKGTRDLQNGSIGSPNRGKMKQSGSSSPSSAIQKPRRQKNSNLDSSGRKQSSKDTNGSTRSSRRKKKGGSAGVEGSSRSRNVTELHTTNNFVRT; encoded by the exons ATGAAGGGTTTTATGAAAGGCCTTAAATACTTCTCGCAAATATTTG TGGAAAGCGAGAAAGAAGAAGAAATACAGATTGGTTTACCCACGGATGTAAAGCATGTAGCACATATAGGAAATGATGGCTCATCATCTTCCAATACTCCTAGCTGG ATGACTGAATTTCAAGGTAGTTCACAAACATCATCCGCAGCACGCAGCAATAGTAAGCATTCTGCTAAATCAGCCTCTAAAG GAACTAGAGACCTTCAAAATGGTTCAATAGGATCTCCAAACCGAGGCAAAATGAAGCAATCTGGATCGAGCTCACCATCATCGGCCATTCAAAAGCCTAGGCGTCAAAAGAATTCAAATCTAGACTCTTCTGGTAGAAAACAAAGCTCAAAGGACACAAACGGATCTACGAGATCCTCACGTAGAAAGAAAAAAGGCGGGTCAGCAGGTGTCGAAGGATCCTCACGATCGAGAAACGTTACTGAGCTCCACACTACAAATAACTTCGTCCGAACATGA
- the LOC141680252 gene encoding uncharacterized protein LOC141680252, whose translation MTDPKFDVSLVFSSAASFRNAVRTQSILQRRPVKQLRNFGRRVKFVCGGNGCKWCIYASPMPRSSFYQVKTYQRNHTCFETFKQANITARWIAQYYENDIRMNPTWHIPALQKKVVNDWRCDVSVHVVGRAKRMALGHIKGDHKLQYGLFWDYINQLKKVMPESTVEMVLEDAAPEEESRRFKRIYICLGPIKRGFKAGCRPIIGLDGCHLKGPYGGQLLAAVGTYSNDGMYPIAWAVVEAENTDAWNWFLTLLAADVDIQNSGAWTFISDRQKGLINALMNVVPNVEHKLCVMHIYNNMKKVHKGRGLMSLLWLATKATTEYSFNKHMDALKKLSKKAYDWLMEKPRSQWTRSAFPNTCMSDMFVKNHCEVFNNSIANFRDLPIIGLLQGIHKAVMKRIQVRRDKMLHTYQLNPICPNVMRKFSKAVKYSGGVMVQWSGASKYLCTMTDGGHEIVVDLDNKTCACRKYDRTGLPCYHACACIKWKNLSLVNYIHKTYEKDMFLKTYACTVEPINNEQYWDNMPFPGPLHPQIKIQPGRPKKKRNKKNDVVPGDMVPEQTKLKRQHTTIVCSYCGETKHNARTCPAKKHDKIVEGGEDHANVGSTTGDKTKKKAMSKNKSMPKKKKKSVKVVIDVINVHGSANEVPFIPTAATLPTVGTGHSQGGIFTPTNEHAFLDNVPLGIQPCQGIVVVNGSLGVGVISLAVPLHAQLWGIYYGLKHAWEHNITIVILECDSAEAVALVLENDPNYPMAFLLELINNLMEEDWDDVQLEEISEGANQAALLL comes from the exons ATGACTGATCCAAAATTTGATGTTAGCCTTGTGTTTAGTAGTGCAGCTTCATTTAGAAATGCAGTGAGAACTCAATCTATTTTACAGAGGAGGCCTGTAAAGCAACTTAGAAATTTTGGCAGGAGGGTGAAGTTTGTATGTGGAGGAAATGGATGCAAGTGGTGTATATATGCATCTCCAATGCCAAGATCATCTTTTTATCAAGTAAAGACATACCAAAGAAATCATACATGTTTTGAAACTTTTAAACAGGCTAACATAACTGCAAGGTGGATTGCACAATATTATGAAAATGATATTAGGATGAATCCCACATGGCATATTCCTGCTCTGCAAAAGAAGGTAGTTAATGATTGGAGGTGTGATGTTAGTGTACATGTTGTTGGTAGAGCAAAAAGAATGGCACTAGGTCATATTAAGGGTGACCATAAATTACAGTATGGCCTATTTTGGGACTACATTAATCAGTTGAAAAAGGTGATGCCTGAAAGTACAGTTGAGATGGTGCTTGAAGATGCTGCACCTGAAGAGGAAAGCAGAAGGTTCAAAAGGATATATATTTGTCTTGGACCtattaaaaggggatttaaagCAGGATGTAGGCCTATCATTGGTCTTGATGGCTGTCACCTAAAAGGTCCATATGGTGGCCAGTTGTTAGCTGCAGTAGGGACATATTCTAATGATGGCATGTATCCAATTGCTTGGGCAGTAGTAGAAGCTGAAAACACTGATGCATGGAACTGGTTCTTGACATTACTAGCTGCTGATGTTGATATCCAAAACAGTGGTGCTTGGACATTTATATCAGACAGACAGAAG GGTTTAATCAATGCACTCATGAATGTGGTCCCAAATGTAGAACATAAGTTATGTGTAATGCATATATATAATAACATGAAAAAGGTGCATAAAGGAAGGGGATTAATGTCTCTACTTTGGTTGGCAACCAAGGCCACGACTGAATACTCTTTCAACAAACACATGGATGCACTGAAGAAG TTGTCAAAAAAAGCTTATGATTGGCTAATGGAGAAACCAAGATCACAGTGGACTAGATCAGCATTTCCTAATACTTGCATGTCAGACATGTTTGTAAAAAATCATTGTGAAGTGTTCAACAATAGCATTGCAAATTTTAGAGATTTACCGATCATTGGACTATTACAAGGAATACATAAGGCTGTCATGAAAAGAATTCAGGTTAGGAGGGACAAAATGTTGCACACTTATCAACTAAATCCAATATGTCCCAATGTAATGAGGAAATTTAGCAA GGCTGTTAAGTATAGCGGTGGTGTAATGGTACAATGGTCAGGTGCTAGTAAATATTTATGCACTATGACTGATGGTGGTCATGAGATTGTAGTAGACTTGGATAATAAGACTTGTGCTTGCAGAAAGTATGACCGAACTGGTTTACCTTGTTACCATGCTTGTGCTTGTATAAAGTGGAAAAACCTTTCTTTGGTGAATTATATTCATAAGACATATGAGAAGGACATGTTTTTAAAGACATATGCATGTACTGTAGAACCAATCAATAATGAGCAGTATTGGGATAATATGCCATTTCCTGGGCCACTACATCCTCAGATAAAAATTCAACCAGGCAGACCAAagaaaaaaagaaacaaaaaaaatgaTGTGGTGCCAGGGGACATGGTACCAGAACAAACTAAGTTAAAAAGACAACACACAACTATTGTCTGTAGCTATTGTGGAGAGACCAAACATAATGCTAGGACATGTCCAGCAAAG AAACATGATAAAATAGTTGAAGGAGGTGAAGATCATGCCAATGTAGGTTCTACCACAGGGGATAAAACTAAGAAGAAAGCAATGTCAAAGAACAAATCAATGCCtaagaaaaagaagaaatctgTTAAAGTAGTTATTGATGTGATTAATGTTCATGGTAGTGCAAATGAAGTCCCATTTATTCCAACTGCAGCCACTCTCCCAACTGTTGGTACAGGACACAGTCAAGGTGGCATTTTCACACCTACAAATGAACATGCATTCCTAGATAATGTACCACTGGGAATTCAGCCATGTCAAG GGATAGTAGTGGTGAATGGGTCTCTGGGTGTGGGGGTGATAAGTCTTGCCGTGCCTCTGCATGCACAACTGTGGGGGATTTACTATGGTCTTAAGCATGCTTGGGAGCATAACATCACCATTGTGATTCTTGAGTGTGATTCTGCTGAGGCTGTCGCTTTAGTTTTGGAGAATGATCCCAACTACCCAATGGCTTTTTTGCTGGAGCTCATCAACAACCTCATGGAAGAAGACTGGGATGATGTCCAGTTGGAGGAGATCAGTGAAGGAGCAAATCAGGCAGCCctattgttgtga